The following is a genomic window from Flavobacterium crassostreae.
CTCCTAAAAATTTTAAATTTAGCCTCCAACGCGTTTTACTCGAAATCCTTTGTGTTGTAGTAGTTCCATGATTTTGTCTCGGTAGTCTCCTTGGATGATTATTGCTTCTTCTTTGAAGCTGCCTCCGACGCTGAGTTTTGTTTTGATTTCTTTGGCTAGTATTTTAAAGTCTTCGTTGGTTCCTTGGTATCCCTCAATTATGGTGGTTGCTTTGCCTTTTCGTTTTTCGAATTTGCAAATCATGGGTTCTTTTTGTAGGTATAATTGGTGTGGGGTTGCCGCTGGGGCTTGGTCGGGTAGGGGTTGGTGGTCTGGAAATAGGTTTTTTAATTGGTCTTGTAAATCCATGTTTTGGGGTATTTGGTGGTAATTATTGGTGCAATTTTGTTTTTAGGGTTTGCTGTAGCGCAATTGGGTTATTTTTTTAATAAACCTAATTCTATGAGTCGTTCTTGCAAATAGGCGCCTGCGGTTGTGTTTTCGAATTCTTTGGGATGTTTGGCATCGATGCAATTGGCCAAAGAGTCTAATGGCATATCACTCACGGGATGCATAAAAAAGGGTACGGAGTATCTGGATGTTGCCCATAATTCTTTGGCTGGGTTGACTACTTGGTGCAGGGTTGATTTTAATTTATTATTGGTTAGGCGTGAGAGCATGTCTCCTACATTGATAACCAATTCTTCTGGTTGGGCAATGGCGTCTATCCATTGGTTGTTATGGTTTTGAACTTGTAGGCCTTTTCCTTGTGCTCCCATCAATAGGGTTATTAGGTTGATGTCTGCATGGGCTGCGGCACGGATGGCGTTGGCTGGTTCGGAGGTGATGGGCGGGTAGTGTATGGGACGCAAGATGGAGTTGCCTTGTGTTAGGTATTGGTCAAAATAAAATTCGTCTAGTTCTAAACCTAAGGCGAGTGCTCTTAGGACATAAACGCCTGTTTTTTCTAGCATTTGGTAGGTTTTTTGGCCTACGGAATTAAAATTTGGTAGTTCTTTAACGGTTACATTTTCAGGATATTCTGAGGCGTATTTGGAGTTAGTTGGTAGGTATTGTCCAAAGTGCCAAAACTCTTTTAAATCGGCTTCTTTTTTGCCTTTGGCATGCTCTTTTCCAAAAGAAACATAGCCGCGTTGTCCGGCAATGCCAGCTATTTCATAGGTTTTTTTGGTGGCTATTGGTAGGGCAAAAAAAGCTCTAATTTGTTCGTATAGTGCTTTTTGTAACGATTCTTCTAAAAAATGTCCTTTTAGGGCTACAAAGCCGATGTTTTCGAAGGCGTTTTTGATTTCGGTAACAAATTTTTGTTTACGTTTTGGATCTTCGGACAGAAAATCCCGCAAGTCCACACTAGGAATATGTTGCATAGTTTAAAATTTTATAGGAGACACAAGGCCTTTAAAAACGTTGTCTATACAAAGGTATTGAATATTTTAAGAAGGTTATTTTAAAAATGGAGCAATTAAAAAATTTCAGGATACTAATTGGTATATAGCCTTTAAAAAATGCTTGATTTAATTTTTTAGAGCGTAATTTTGTCAAAAATTATTGGGACTAAAATTTATTTTGAATGAAGCCATTAAAGGAAAATTTATTACGTAAGGATGCTACAATAACTAAAATTCAATTTGATAAAGAATGGTTTTATAAATTGAAAGATATTGTTTGGTATCTCAATGAAGATCTCTCTGCTATTGAGAGTATTTATTTGCCCATTACAATAGACGGAAAATCAGAATTAACACAATGTGTTACTTTTGAAGATATTTTGAGGGCTAGAAAAGAAAAATGATTTTTAATTACTGTATTCATGGATTAGTTTTCCATCAATATAGAACTGAATTATTCGTATATTATTTTTGCTTTTATAAACCGTCCGTATAAATTTTCCATTAAATTTTTTGACACTTCCGGAAATGGAGGTTTTATCTGAAAGCATATAAGAATAATTTAAAGAATGACTGTTGTTATCGATAGACACAAAATAATATTCACAATCTTTTGGTAGATCATATATAAAATCGGATGTTAAAATTTCTTTTTCTTTGAATGTTGTTTTATAGTTATTTTTAATACGTTTTGAAACTAAAATATCTGGATAAAATCTATTGATATCTTTGATCAAATCATATTGTTCAAATGATACAGTTTCTTTATTTTCAAAATACATAGTTAAATCTGAATCTTGAGAGAAAACGGGGATTGTTATTAATACAAAAAACAGTAAAGTGTATTTTTTCATAATTTTTTTAAATTCTAAAACGAAGCAAATATACTAACATAATCGAAATACGATAAAAAATAATTATAATATATTTTTGAACTATAATTTATAGTATGTAAAGAATTTTTTATTATATTTGTCATAGATTTTTTTTCAATAAGAGCCGAGGTATTCCAGTACCGTTTGAGGCTCTTTTTTTTTGTTTAAATTTTAATTACCAACCTTGTTTTACTCTTCCTTTTATTTCGTAATCGGGAAATTTATGTAAAAAATCTCCATTTTTATAATAACATAAAACCCCCCTTGTTCTTCTAATGTATACTAAGATATAATTCCATTCTATTGATTGTTTTTTCAACCATTGCGTATAAGAATATATATTATGCACGTATTCGGTAAACAAGCGCTTTTTACCATCAAAAAAAACTGTTACGGAATAATCATTTTTGCCTTTTAAACCTTCATAGTTCATAAAAAAAAGGGGTAAGAGATAAAAAAAATTATCAACAGGGAGCGAAAAAAGGGGTAAGAGATAAAAAAAATTATCAACAGGGAGCGAAAAGAGGGCAAAAAAAATAGCATGTTCAATTGAATGAACACGCTATCTATATAGTTATTTGTTGTTGTCATGTATTTTGATTTTTTTTCTAATAAGAGCCTTCCAGAGCTATAATCTTATTACGAAGTTTTGACAAATATACATATTTTTTTTAATTGTTTATATTGGTTCGAAAATATTTGAAATTAAATTACCTGCCATATCTTCAATTTTTACCCTTGTCATATTCGTTAATTGACCTAACGGAAGAGAAAATTTGGTTTGATTTTCGGTAAAATAAAGTAGGTACATTGAACCAACTGGAGGAGCTTTTGGCGGCTGAGTTCTAGAACTTAATTCAAAATAATACCTTGTTTTTGTGTAGGTTACACCCCCATCATTTGAAAAAAACAAATTAAAATCTGTTTTTGGTCTAAAACTAAAATCGACATTAACAGCAGAAGCAGGAAGATAGGGGGAGGACAAAATTAAATTTGGGAAAGGTTCTATTTGGCAAGTTGCAGTTAATAGGGTGTTTTCTCTTCGGAAATATGCCGTTTTTAACATGGAAATATCGGTAAACTCGGAATTAAATATTAAGCGTTCGATATGGGTTAATTGGAGGCATTCGTGGGGCTCTTTTATAAAATTAATACCTTTACGTAGAGCGCAAAATATAAGCCTTTCAGGCACTACAATTGGTATATCTAGGGTAGGGCGTTCAATTGTGCCTAATTGTAGATTTTCGTTTAGATAGTATAATATGTACATGGTGTTTTTTTTTTAAATTAAAGCCAGAAATAATTGCGTTTTTTGTAAAAATTAGAAAGTTCTTGGGATTGTTCTTTCGATAAGTATTTCAAAACATCGGCTTTTAGGTTTCTTGAACGTGTGGCGGTTGTGTAATAGAAATCTTCCAAAATAGGGAAAGTTCCAAGGTGTTGTTTTAAAAGCCTAATTGCTGTCTCCTCGTCTTCTGTCCAAGCCTTGACATTAAAAAACTCAAAATTTCCTATTTGATGGTTATCGTCAACGTTTGTACCAAATGCGGTGGCTATTTTTAAAGCATTGGTGTTTATTTGATTGATTGTTTTTTGGTTTAAATTTGGATACTTTTTTTTGACTTGCTCTACTTTTTGTTTAATAATTGCAGGGTTTCCAGTGGCATTTTCTGCTGTGTTTCTGTCTTTTTTTGCTTCGTCGGTTGCTTGTTCAATTTTATTTTTGAATTTTAAAATGTACTTATACAGGTAAGGGAAGAGCAAAAAAAACAAAACGATAATAACCCCATATTTCTTTAAAAATGGGGTTATTTTGTTGGATATATTAATTTTAGCGTTTTGTGCCATTATTTTTTATTTTGGTGTAAATAAAATAGGTAAGTAGTACGCCAACGACGATTAAAACAGTTTTTTGGTGTTCTTGGTAAAATTCTTTGATTTTTAACATTTTGATTTTGATTTAAAATTTTTTATAATTTGGTTTTTGGGTTTGGTTTAGGTAAAAAAAAACAAGGAAATAGCTAGTATAGAGGTAAAAAGCAAGCGTTTTAAAAGGTCTTTGTTGCTTGTTTTAGTATCGACAATTAAAACATCATCCGATACAGTGCCTAACATCGCTATTGCCTCCTTTATATGGCTATCCGTTACTAACTTTGCATTTTGTTTGCCGTTTTCGTGCTCAATGATGGCACGTGCTATATTAAATAAAAAAACGGCATCAATTTTTTTTAGTTGCGAATCAGGATTTAAAACGAGTTTTTTTGCTATTGTTTGAACGTATAAATCCGTGTTGTTTTCGTTTGGCGGGGCATATTCAGTAATTAATTTACGAATGGTGTTTTTACCTTTTTTTATATCGGTTATCACATCCCGAAGCATTGCACGTATACCGTATTGTATGGTGGTAAATTGTTCAAATTTGCGTTGAAAATCGGTATTGTTTTGTGCCGGTATTTTACCTTGCCAAGCAATATTGGTAAAAATTAAATTACCCGGGTTGTTGTTTCTGATACCTCGACTAAGGTCTTTTTTGCCTAAAAAACTATTCATTGGTTTCTATTTTAGGGGTTTGTTTTTCTTGGAGTGTTTCAAATCTTTCTTTCGCGAACTCCAAAATTTCCATAAGTAGTATAAAATAGGCACCATATTTGACTGCAATTTGTAGGAACTTTCCGACTCCTGAGATGATATTTATTTTTTTCATTTTATCGTTTTTTCTTTATATATTCTGGCGTTAGAAATGAAAAGTATTTCTTTTTGTGATTTACAATACATTTTGTGTTTCCTAAGTCAAAATAGAGAGCCCCTTTTCGTACATCGTACATTCCAAAGAGTGTTTTTGTATCTTTGTTATCTTTGTACTTTATTACCCACTTTTCGAAGCCATCCTTTACACTTTCGCCATTTAGGTTGGTTTGGTTCAACATTCGCCTTGCATTAACGGAAATCAAGCCAAAACGCTTGGTAGTCTTCCATGCAAATATTGTTTCAAAGGGTTCGAAATTTTGGGTACTTTTCGGTCGCACTGTCTGTAATTCCGCATCACTTTTTGAGGTGTAATTTTTCTTTGATGAAGTACTGGAAGAAGAGGAAGAAAACATAACGCTTTTGCCTTCTTTGTCCGTATATCCAATTTTTTTGCCTTCCTTGTTGTATATATCCATTTTTTTATGGGTTTTTTGGTTTTTTTAACATTTTTACTATTCCTACTATTCCTACTATTATCTGAACAGCCAACTTGATTATATCTATTGTCTGAGTAGGGGAGGGCACAAATTCGATACCCTCAATTAGTCCTACCGTTGTCCCTGATGTTAACAATGTACTCATTAGCGGTAACTACGTTTTACTGGTTGTTTCTTTGCGTTTTTTCTGATGAAATAAATGGCAATTCCAAGGGTTAAAATAGCTATTGCTAGTTGTTTCCAATGTTGGCTAAACCATTCTTTTATACTCATGTCAATTAAGCTAGAACCGCCTTTTGAAAGTGCTTTTTTAGTACCTTGGTTCATTCCATCAATTGCGCCATCAATTACCGCACCGCCTAACATTTCTACAGCGGAAGAAGTGACTACTTTTGTAACTTGATTAATATCATGGTTATTTTGTTGTCGTAAAATTTCGGCATCATACGCCCGCTGGTCTCTTTTTGCTTGGGCTTGGTCTTGCAAGTTTTGGGCGGTTGACTGAAGAACCCCGCCAAA
Proteins encoded in this region:
- a CDS encoding translation initiation factor, coding for MDLQDQLKNLFPDHQPLPDQAPAATPHQLYLQKEPMICKFEKRKGKATTIIEGYQGTNEDFKILAKEIKTKLSVGGSFKEEAIIIQGDYRDKIMELLQHKGFRVKRVGG
- a CDS encoding isopenicillin N synthase family dioxygenase — translated: MQHIPSVDLRDFLSEDPKRKQKFVTEIKNAFENIGFVALKGHFLEESLQKALYEQIRAFFALPIATKKTYEIAGIAGQRGYVSFGKEHAKGKKEADLKEFWHFGQYLPTNSKYASEYPENVTVKELPNFNSVGQKTYQMLEKTGVYVLRALALGLELDEFYFDQYLTQGNSILRPIHYPPITSEPANAIRAAAHADINLITLLMGAQGKGLQVQNHNNQWIDAIAQPEELVINVGDMLSRLTNNKLKSTLHQVVNPAKELWATSRYSVPFFMHPVSDMPLDSLANCIDAKHPKEFENTTAGAYLQERLIELGLLKK